Proteins encoded by one window of Thermococcus sp. JdF3:
- a CDS encoding pyrolysin, which produces MFSLMVMTGPPSVSAKPLTDYNVLILKNSDAWGTPAVEDTLTDMGVPYDVMTSTELQSKTSQNLIDAYDMIIIVSDQSQDFYDEIGPQMGKLEDYVRAGRVLEIHAANWGWGGGVWTTPLPRDVTLTKSYSRRDYVIANNTTLASSYASHAYLNNLPADAEIITVQAPSGTPEYGRPSTAVYTLGNGRVFVTGLTIEYSVARKGPEWEAFYKSAIITNLEYSNVQKVQAGRRTSFVMLNFYYYRHYNGSLENYNELYSKAVALGVDNETLDLAQGYNATAADYYANATQYGPVLGNLWRINILPDIRSASLLQKQAVKTLEEAMTDL; this is translated from the coding sequence TTGTTTAGTTTAATGGTCATGACTGGCCCACCATCCGTCTCGGCCAAACCGCTGACGGATTACAACGTGCTGATTTTGAAGAATTCTGACGCCTGGGGTACGCCTGCTGTTGAGGATACCCTCACGGACATGGGGGTACCATACGACGTTATGACGAGTACTGAACTTCAGAGCAAAACATCTCAGAACCTCATAGATGCGTACGACATGATTATCATTGTAAGCGACCAGTCCCAGGACTTTTATGACGAGATAGGGCCACAGATGGGCAAGCTGGAGGATTACGTAAGGGCGGGAAGGGTTCTTGAAATCCACGCCGCCAACTGGGGCTGGGGCGGTGGAGTGTGGACGACACCCCTGCCCAGGGACGTGACGCTGACCAAGAGCTACTCGCGCAGGGATTACGTTATCGCCAACAACACGACCCTCGCCAGCAGCTACGCAAGCCACGCCTACCTCAACAACCTTCCCGCCGACGCGGAGATAATCACAGTTCAGGCACCATCGGGAACTCCCGAATACGGCAGGCCAAGCACCGCAGTCTACACCCTTGGAAACGGCAGGGTGTTTGTAACCGGCCTTACCATCGAATACAGCGTCGCAAGAAAGGGGCCCGAATGGGAGGCGTTTTATAAGAGTGCAATTATCACGAACCTGGAATACTCGAATGTTCAAAAGGTTCAGGCGGGGAGAAGGACGAGCTTTGTCATGCTCAACTTCTACTATTACAGGCACTACAACGGCTCACTTGAGAACTACAACGAACTCTATTCCAAGGCCGTGGCGTTGGGTGTTGACAATGAGACCCTTGATCTGGCCCAGGGTTATAACGCGACCGCGGCTGATTACTACGCTAACGCAACCCAGTACGGTCCGGTGCTGGGAAACCTCTGGAGGATTAATATCTTGCCCGACATAAGGTCCGCTTCACTGCTCCAGAAACAGGCCGTTAAAACACTGGAAGAAGCGATGACAGACCTGTGA
- a CDS encoding biotin--[acetyl-CoA-carboxylase] ligase has translation MAMRGLIRDSRVKRGILGILRRGARVSGDTMAAELGVSRVAVWKHVRELTALGYTIDSSRKGYMLLSEPGEPYPWELDVRSYYVLRTPSTMDVAGKLAEDGEPGWTFVIAREQTSGRGRRGSRWASGRGGLYFSVILRPDMRLADVSGLVPPTLDAIVRTLSHYGIEAEMRECGVYVEGRKTAGVLVEAAGELDRVRYAVIGVGLNVSNPVPAGAASIVEILGDPPSLLEVSRVLFSELTDSLGTFLNSRTEVESDAEG, from the coding sequence ATGGCCATGAGGGGACTCATCAGGGACAGCCGTGTTAAGAGGGGCATCCTGGGCATACTCCGGAGGGGTGCGAGGGTATCCGGCGACACCATGGCCGCGGAGCTGGGAGTGTCCAGGGTCGCCGTATGGAAGCATGTGCGGGAGCTGACCGCCCTCGGCTACACCATAGATTCCTCCAGGAAGGGCTATATGCTCCTCTCTGAGCCCGGGGAGCCGTACCCATGGGAGCTGGACGTGAGGAGCTACTACGTTCTGAGAACGCCATCGACCATGGACGTTGCAGGGAAGCTCGCGGAGGATGGGGAGCCTGGATGGACGTTTGTCATAGCCCGGGAGCAGACATCGGGCAGGGGACGCAGGGGGAGCCGCTGGGCATCCGGGAGGGGAGGACTGTACTTCTCCGTTATCCTCAGACCGGATATGAGGCTGGCGGATGTGTCCGGGCTGGTGCCCCCGACGCTCGACGCGATTGTTCGGACACTGTCCCACTACGGAATCGAGGCGGAGATGAGGGAATGCGGGGTCTATGTGGAGGGGAGAAAAACGGCCGGCGTGCTGGTGGAGGCCGCGGGTGAGCTGGACAGGGTGAGGTACGCCGTCATCGGGGTGGGCCTCAACGTCTCCAATCCCGTACCGGCGGGTGCGGCCTCGATTGTGGAGATACTGGGGGACCCACCGTCCCTCCTTGAGGTTTCCAGGGTTCTGTTCAGCGAGCTCACGGACTCACTGGGAACTTTTTTAAATTCCCGGACGGAAGTGGAAAGCGATGCTGAGGGTTGA
- a CDS encoding energy-coupling factor ABC transporter ATP-binding protein: MLRVENVWHVYGTGREALKGVSFEMGKEIVALVGPNGSGKTTLAKHLNGLLKPTRGRVTVDGMDTREHTVAELSTKVGYVFQNPEHMFFEENVFREVAFGPRNLGLSDDEIEERVRWALRSVNLEGYSERTPYSMSGGEKQRLAIACVLAMKPKYLILDEPTTGLDARSSSSVVDAVRKLRSEGHGILLITHDMDLVLELAERVLLLHDGRKVFDGPVEEFFSLELHDFGLEKPELLRISEGAGVGFVRSVRELVDALVGGAV, encoded by the coding sequence ATGCTGAGGGTTGAAAACGTCTGGCACGTCTATGGGACCGGTAGGGAAGCTCTGAAGGGCGTAAGCTTCGAGATGGGGAAGGAAATAGTCGCGTTAGTTGGCCCCAACGGGAGCGGAAAAACCACCCTCGCGAAGCACCTCAACGGCCTCCTGAAGCCCACGCGGGGCAGGGTGACGGTGGACGGTATGGACACGCGCGAACACACCGTCGCCGAGCTGAGCACGAAGGTGGGCTACGTCTTTCAGAACCCCGAGCACATGTTCTTCGAGGAGAACGTGTTCCGCGAGGTTGCCTTCGGGCCGCGGAACCTCGGGCTGAGCGACGATGAGATCGAAGAGAGGGTTCGGTGGGCGCTGAGGTCGGTCAATCTGGAGGGGTACTCGGAGAGGACACCGTACTCAATGAGCGGCGGCGAGAAGCAGAGGCTGGCGATAGCCTGCGTCCTGGCGATGAAGCCGAAGTACCTCATTCTGGACGAACCAACGACGGGACTGGACGCGAGGAGTTCCTCCAGCGTTGTCGATGCCGTGAGGAAGCTCCGCTCCGAGGGGCACGGGATACTGCTCATAACCCACGATATGGACCTGGTTTTGGAGCTGGCTGAGAGGGTCCTCCTGCTGCACGACGGCAGAAAGGTCTTCGATGGTCCCGTGGAGGAGTTCTTCTCGCTTGAGCTTCATGATTTCGGACTTGAGAAGCCCGAACTTCTCAGGATAAGCGAGGGCGCGGGAGTGGGTTTTGTGAGGAGCGTCCGTGAGCTGGTCGATGCCCTGGTGGGTGGTGCGGTATGA
- a CDS encoding PIN domain-containing protein, which yields MEEALYDTNVLIEAAKSGKKLNGYTTVLNVVEFPRALELGLTVITPSLEDYLLAIKISQAMVRRGTPVPAVDAIVAAVAMNRGLTLVTEDRHFEWIKEEFGELKLRSV from the coding sequence ATGGAGGAGGCTCTCTACGACACCAACGTCCTGATTGAAGCGGCAAAATCCGGAAAAAAGCTGAACGGATACACCACCGTTCTAAACGTCGTGGAGTTCCCGAGGGCTCTTGAGCTTGGACTGACGGTGATAACGCCGAGCCTCGAAGACTACCTGCTGGCGATTAAAATATCGCAGGCGATGGTGAGGAGGGGGACGCCTGTCCCGGCGGTTGATGCGATAGTTGCCGCCGTTGCGATGAACAGGGGGCTGACGCTCGTCACGGAGGATAGGCACTTTGAGTGGATAAAAGAAGAGTTCGGAGAGCTGAAGCTCCGGAGCGTATAA
- a CDS encoding S9 family peptidase codes for MAKGLGEKDLGKFKLVGNIDAFRRKAVFQVTEISVEKDDYFSRLYLYDGRKVRPFTSGNKDSNPRFSPDGKLIAFTSKRDKESKEAELYVIPTDGGEARLLTKFKYGIKNLRFTEDGKSIAVVTPIDVEKKPKDDVHVIKEIPFWFNGVGWVYGKRSVVYLVDIETGRKRRVTPKNLDVSQIRFYEGKLYFTAQEDRERKPMVSDLYVLEGRKAKRLTPGEWSVSDFIPLDDGTFILKANTRERSIPTNTHIYHYDPETGELRKLTAKLDRSAYNSLNCDVRGSQRAELVFKDGWFYYVATDGPRANLFRVNLEGKIERVIGGDRSVESFAIGDYIAFTAQDAVTPTELYVLRDGKEKKLTDFNGWIRDYSLSKPEHFKVKASDGVEIDAWIMRPINFEPGKKYPAVLEIHGGPKTAYGHSFMHEFHVLTAKGFVVIFSNPRGSDGYGEDFADIREHYGERDYQDLMEVVDEALKRFDFIDPERIGVTGGSYGGFMTNWIVGHTKRFKAAVTQRSISNWVSFFGTTDIGYFFAPDQIGGDPWSNMGGYWEKSPLKYAPNVETPLLIIHSTEDYRCWLPEALQFYTALKYLGKTVELALFPGENHDLSRGGKPKHRVRRLELIAGWMERWLKE; via the coding sequence ATGGCGAAAGGTCTGGGGGAGAAGGACCTCGGAAAGTTCAAGCTCGTCGGAAACATCGACGCCTTCAGAAGGAAGGCGGTCTTCCAGGTCACCGAAATAAGCGTGGAGAAGGACGACTACTTCTCAAGGCTCTACCTCTACGACGGGAGGAAGGTCAGACCCTTTACCTCTGGCAACAAGGACTCGAACCCGCGCTTTTCTCCCGATGGTAAGCTGATAGCCTTCACCTCGAAGCGGGACAAGGAGAGCAAGGAGGCCGAGCTGTACGTTATTCCAACCGACGGCGGCGAGGCGAGGCTTCTGACCAAGTTCAAGTACGGAATCAAGAACCTCCGCTTCACAGAGGATGGTAAGAGCATAGCGGTCGTTACTCCGATAGACGTTGAGAAGAAGCCGAAGGACGACGTCCACGTCATCAAGGAAATTCCCTTCTGGTTCAACGGCGTCGGCTGGGTCTACGGGAAGAGGAGCGTCGTTTATCTGGTGGACATCGAGACCGGCAGGAAGAGGCGCGTAACGCCGAAGAACCTTGACGTCTCGCAGATTAGGTTCTATGAAGGAAAGCTCTACTTCACGGCTCAGGAAGACCGCGAGAGGAAGCCGATGGTGAGCGACCTCTACGTCCTCGAGGGCAGGAAGGCAAAGAGGCTAACCCCCGGAGAGTGGAGCGTGAGCGACTTCATCCCCCTCGACGACGGGACGTTCATTTTGAAAGCCAACACCCGCGAGCGGAGCATTCCAACGAACACCCACATCTACCACTACGACCCGGAGACGGGAGAGCTAAGGAAGCTCACCGCCAAGCTCGACCGCTCGGCCTACAACTCCCTGAACTGCGACGTTAGAGGAAGCCAGAGGGCCGAGCTGGTTTTCAAAGACGGCTGGTTTTATTACGTGGCAACGGACGGCCCGAGGGCGAACCTCTTCAGGGTGAACCTCGAGGGGAAGATAGAGCGCGTCATCGGCGGGGACAGGAGCGTGGAGAGCTTCGCCATAGGCGATTACATAGCCTTCACCGCCCAGGACGCGGTTACACCAACGGAGCTCTACGTCCTCCGCGACGGGAAGGAGAAAAAGCTCACGGACTTCAACGGCTGGATTAGAGACTACTCCCTCTCGAAGCCCGAGCACTTCAAGGTTAAAGCCAGCGATGGCGTCGAGATAGACGCATGGATAATGAGGCCCATTAATTTCGAGCCCGGAAAGAAATATCCGGCCGTTCTGGAGATTCACGGCGGGCCGAAGACGGCTTACGGCCACTCCTTCATGCACGAGTTTCACGTTTTGACCGCCAAAGGCTTCGTGGTAATCTTCTCCAACCCGCGCGGCAGCGACGGCTACGGTGAGGACTTCGCCGACATCAGAGAGCATTACGGCGAGAGGGATTACCAGGACCTGATGGAGGTCGTTGACGAGGCGTTAAAGCGCTTCGACTTCATCGACCCGGAGAGAATCGGCGTCACCGGCGGCTCCTACGGCGGCTTCATGACCAACTGGATAGTAGGCCACACGAAACGATTCAAAGCGGCGGTAACCCAGCGCTCCATCTCGAACTGGGTGAGCTTCTTCGGCACGACGGACATCGGCTACTTCTTTGCACCTGACCAGATAGGAGGCGACCCCTGGAGCAACATGGGGGGCTACTGGGAGAAGAGTCCGCTGAAGTACGCGCCGAACGTTGAAACGCCCCTGCTCATAATCCACAGCACGGAGGACTACCGGTGCTGGCTGCCGGAGGCCCTGCAGTTCTACACGGCCTTGAAGTACCTCGGCAAGACCGTTGAGCTGGCGCTCTTCCCGGGCGAGAACCACGACCTCAGCAGGGGCGGAAAGCCGAAGCACCGCGTTAGGCGCCTGGAGCTTATAGCCGGGTGGATGGAGAGGTGGCTCAAGGAGTGA
- a CDS encoding biotin transporter BioY, producing the protein MNNRDVAFAALFAALTAVGAQISIPIGPVPITLQVLFVLLSGLVLGARLGFLSQLAYVVMGAVGLPVFAGFQGGFAVLYGPTGGYIVAFPIAAFMAGYLTEKTEKKAGMLAGSLVGVGVIYLLGWLRLGLFLGGDLHRALLLGVLPFVPLDVGKAALAALIADRVKKAINIG; encoded by the coding sequence ATGAACAATAGGGACGTGGCGTTTGCGGCGCTCTTCGCCGCCCTGACGGCGGTTGGTGCTCAAATAAGCATCCCTATAGGTCCGGTTCCGATAACGCTTCAGGTTCTGTTCGTTCTCCTGAGCGGGCTCGTCCTCGGGGCGAGGCTCGGCTTTCTGAGCCAGCTCGCTTACGTGGTCATGGGTGCTGTGGGGCTCCCGGTGTTCGCCGGTTTTCAGGGCGGGTTCGCGGTGCTCTACGGGCCGACTGGGGGCTACATAGTCGCGTTTCCAATAGCAGCTTTTATGGCAGGATACCTAACGGAAAAAACGGAGAAAAAAGCGGGGATGCTCGCAGGCTCCCTGGTCGGGGTCGGGGTAATATACCTCCTCGGCTGGCTGAGGCTCGGCCTTTTCCTTGGGGGAGACCTCCACAGGGCACTCCTCCTCGGGGTACTGCCGTTCGTCCCGCTGGATGTTGGAAAAGCCGCCCTGGCGGCCCTGATAGCCGACAGGGTGAAAAAAGCAATAAATATCGGATGA
- a CDS encoding methyl-accepting chemotaxis protein — translation MKRIVRLGIIIMLILNVVSVAGVFVYASKVKSDGIVIDIAGRQRMLTQKMSKEALIVALGNDSYRNDLLSTAQLFDTSLRALLYGGKAPIHDTEWNIPPAPPKVRAQLEEVERLWEPFYASVRIIASESPDNPEFQKAREYIITHNDRLLAEMNTAVGLYSETFGKKLTYLKYYLLAMLILDVVVAIYLLRYLGRITTEFIGVHEESERKRKELQRELSILVEYITELSNGNLSVSLPEGEGEFARLHRALEDFRKRLIEMLGTLRGTTESLEESSQKLLEMSREGVNLVAQGTEAIRQIAVEAQRQQENINEITEGMRYVEEISEESVRAMEEFEASMREVVGIANEGREKSKESASQIAGIQRTIEGVKEAVDNIKEMSKNIVSITEVITTIAEQTNLLALNAAIEAARAGEAGRGFAVVAQEIRDLAEESKRAADNIRGIIVQITERIEEASKLTDHSVSVVEKSSRSLEETVEYLGNIAMLIEEVTPKMEEVKESIVRTKDEVEKALRAMENLAASSEETTASTQEITSTMEEQENLIRDLERVASKIHDAVERMVPIIRSFRFQKGVGGRIKEKLGLA, via the coding sequence ATGAAGCGCATAGTTAGACTTGGGATAATCATCATGCTAATCCTCAACGTCGTTTCAGTGGCTGGAGTTTTTGTTTACGCGAGCAAGGTAAAGTCTGATGGCATTGTCATAGACATAGCGGGTAGGCAGAGGATGTTAACCCAGAAGATGTCCAAGGAAGCCCTCATAGTAGCCCTTGGAAACGATTCTTATCGGAATGATCTTCTCTCAACTGCCCAGCTGTTTGATACATCTCTAAGAGCTTTGCTCTACGGTGGGAAGGCCCCAATTCACGATACGGAATGGAATATACCACCAGCTCCCCCCAAGGTTAGGGCTCAGCTGGAGGAGGTGGAAAGGCTCTGGGAACCTTTTTACGCCAGCGTCAGGATTATTGCGAGCGAGAGCCCAGATAACCCAGAGTTTCAGAAAGCACGGGAATACATAATTACCCACAACGACCGGCTTTTGGCGGAGATGAACACGGCCGTTGGTCTATACAGCGAGACCTTTGGAAAGAAGCTGACGTACCTCAAGTACTACCTGCTTGCAATGCTTATCCTGGATGTCGTGGTTGCTATCTACCTCCTCCGCTATCTGGGCAGGATAACCACCGAGTTCATTGGCGTTCACGAGGAAAGCGAGAGGAAGAGAAAAGAGCTTCAGCGCGAGCTTTCGATCCTGGTGGAGTACATCACGGAGCTCTCGAATGGAAATCTCTCAGTGAGTCTCCCTGAGGGTGAGGGGGAGTTCGCCAGACTCCACCGTGCTCTCGAAGACTTCAGGAAGAGGCTAATCGAGATGCTTGGAACTCTACGGGGGACCACAGAGAGCCTGGAGGAGAGTTCCCAGAAGCTGCTCGAGATGTCCCGGGAAGGTGTCAACCTCGTCGCTCAGGGAACGGAGGCCATACGACAGATAGCGGTCGAGGCCCAGCGCCAGCAGGAGAACATCAATGAAATAACCGAAGGAATGCGCTACGTTGAGGAGATAAGTGAGGAGAGCGTTAGGGCAATGGAAGAGTTTGAGGCCTCAATGAGGGAGGTTGTTGGGATAGCCAATGAAGGACGAGAGAAGAGCAAAGAATCAGCTAGCCAGATAGCTGGTATACAGAGAACGATAGAGGGTGTAAAGGAGGCTGTGGATAACATAAAGGAGATGAGCAAGAATATCGTCAGCATAACTGAAGTGATAACTACCATTGCGGAGCAGACGAATCTGCTTGCGTTAAACGCTGCAATAGAGGCTGCAAGGGCCGGAGAGGCAGGTAGAGGTTTTGCAGTGGTTGCACAGGAGATTAGGGACCTTGCAGAGGAGAGCAAGCGGGCGGCAGATAATATTAGGGGCATCATAGTGCAGATAACCGAGCGGATTGAAGAGGCATCAAAGCTTACAGACCACAGCGTCTCGGTGGTGGAGAAAAGCTCACGGAGCCTCGAGGAGACGGTTGAATACCTTGGCAATATAGCAATGCTCATAGAGGAGGTAACCCCCAAGATGGAGGAAGTTAAGGAGAGCATAGTCCGCACCAAAGATGAAGTGGAGAAGGCCCTACGCGCCATGGAGAATCTGGCGGCCTCCTCGGAGGAGACGACGGCATCAACCCAGGAGATCACGTCGACGATGGAAGAACAGGAGAATCTCATACGTGACCTTGAGCGCGTTGCTTCAAAGATACACGATGCCGTTGAGAGAATGGTGCCAATAATTCGCTCTTTCCGGTTCCAGAAGGGTGTGGGAGGAAGGATAAAGGAAAAACTTGGATTAGCCTGA
- a CDS encoding DUF63 family protein has translation MLESLWNELWGFIYTYFWEPMFTRSGYNPVNTLVYALMLGFGAIYTYRYILKPLRIKIDRTLFMAVTLMVVFGSTVRALVDGGILPQNPLILTPGIFFTTFFIMLPAIVLDAKLKTYPKLTFGWGALLALWANYLLVTHARSWEPYELTLIHTFVSWIPALLIYRYRPFDRLYLYAVLAHLYDMGSTVVAIHFYGYREVHWLENILVQHFGAYFYYPWITFILVVVYYGLQKLVPDEEERRLWYLMVYVLGLGPAIRDPAQLVLQV, from the coding sequence ATGCTGGAATCGCTGTGGAATGAGCTGTGGGGCTTCATATATACCTACTTCTGGGAGCCTATGTTCACAAGGAGCGGCTACAACCCGGTCAACACGCTCGTGTATGCACTGATGCTGGGGTTTGGAGCCATATATACATATAGGTATATACTGAAACCCCTCCGGATTAAAATCGACAGGACGCTCTTTATGGCGGTCACCCTGATGGTCGTCTTCGGCTCGACCGTCAGAGCCCTCGTTGATGGAGGGATCCTACCCCAGAACCCGCTGATACTCACGCCAGGGATTTTCTTCACGACGTTCTTCATAATGCTCCCCGCGATAGTTCTGGACGCGAAGCTGAAGACATACCCCAAGCTGACCTTTGGCTGGGGCGCACTTCTGGCGCTATGGGCCAACTACCTCCTCGTCACACACGCCAGGAGCTGGGAGCCCTACGAGCTGACGCTAATCCACACCTTCGTCTCCTGGATTCCGGCCCTGCTGATATACAGGTACCGGCCCTTCGACAGGCTCTACCTCTACGCTGTCCTGGCTCACCTCTACGACATGGGGTCAACGGTGGTGGCGATTCATTTCTACGGCTACCGCGAGGTCCACTGGCTGGAGAACATTCTGGTTCAGCACTTCGGGGCGTACTTCTACTACCCGTGGATAACCTTCATTCTTGTCGTGGTCTACTACGGCCTCCAGAAGCTGGTTCCGGACGAGGAGGAAAGACGCCTCTGGTACCTGATGGTTTACGTCCTGGGCCTGGGGCCGGCGATAAGGGATCCCGCCCAGCTGGTGCTGCAGGTTTAA
- a CDS encoding energy-coupling factor transporter transmembrane protein EcfT: MIYPFYTEKSSPLHSLDPRVKIIGTIAGIAAIMLYNDPKILIPLFFAFLLVGRLLGGVEIREQIKLLKPLLPIVVITLVVWPIIYEPRLRGLLFGVSFAMRLLTFALITFLLLMTTTQRDLILGFVRLGMPYEFGLTISIALRYIPTLYVLSRNITDAQRSRGWEVEKGNLLVRAKKMTAVLIPLLVASLKTAHELSIALESRALGAGRKRTFLYDIEMTGRDYAATLVILILFGLALYVRYGLGLGHVSIYG, encoded by the coding sequence ATGATATATCCATTCTACACGGAGAAGAGCTCTCCGCTGCACTCCCTCGACCCCAGGGTCAAGATAATCGGAACCATCGCCGGGATAGCGGCGATTATGCTTTACAACGACCCCAAAATCCTGATACCCCTGTTCTTCGCTTTTCTGCTCGTCGGAAGGCTCCTCGGGGGGGTGGAGATACGGGAGCAGATAAAGCTCCTCAAACCCCTCCTGCCGATAGTCGTCATAACCCTCGTGGTGTGGCCGATTATCTACGAGCCGAGGCTCAGGGGACTGCTCTTCGGTGTTTCCTTCGCCATGAGACTGCTCACGTTTGCGCTGATAACGTTCCTCCTGCTGATGACAACGACCCAGCGCGACCTGATACTGGGCTTCGTGAGACTGGGCATGCCCTACGAGTTCGGTCTGACGATCTCAATAGCCCTCCGCTACATTCCAACTCTCTACGTGCTGTCCCGGAACATAACCGATGCCCAGAGGAGCCGCGGATGGGAGGTGGAGAAAGGAAACCTCCTGGTGAGGGCAAAGAAGATGACCGCCGTTCTCATCCCCCTGCTCGTTGCCTCCCTCAAAACCGCCCACGAGCTCAGCATAGCCCTTGAGAGCAGGGCGCTGGGCGCGGGCCGGAAGAGGACGTTCCTCTACGATATCGAGATGACGGGCAGGGACTACGCGGCGACGCTTGTAATCCTGATACTTTTCGGGCTGGCGCTCTACGTCCGCTACGGCCTGGGACTCGGCCACGTTAGTATATACGGTTAG
- a CDS encoding molybdenum cofactor guanylyltransferase, with amino-acid sequence MKAYILAFPEKQWENYTLPVAGEPVVGLTERRLRLSKRIDEVITVVRRDRLRTYSLHVSNPLPVSARSRMEALLKALPEAPFFLVEGNMPLVMPFLVNYMTGLFYENEPEALIPVWRDGTAEVAHAVYDSDALRDAIEAALAEGYRSLGRVVEFLDYEPLPIEELAKRNPKVTLSFFRVRNSFDVRFAEETLEKMRGQI; translated from the coding sequence ATGAAGGCATACATCCTGGCGTTTCCGGAGAAGCAGTGGGAGAACTACACCCTGCCAGTTGCCGGTGAGCCGGTTGTTGGGCTAACGGAGCGGAGGCTCAGGCTCAGCAAGAGGATAGACGAGGTCATCACTGTGGTCAGGAGGGACAGGCTCAGGACGTATTCCCTTCACGTCTCGAATCCCCTTCCTGTTTCCGCGAGGAGCAGGATGGAGGCCCTCCTGAAGGCCCTCCCGGAAGCGCCGTTTTTCCTCGTCGAGGGCAACATGCCGCTGGTAATGCCCTTCCTCGTGAACTACATGACGGGCCTCTTCTACGAGAACGAGCCGGAGGCCCTGATACCCGTCTGGAGGGACGGGACGGCGGAGGTCGCCCACGCAGTCTACGATTCGGACGCTTTGAGAGATGCCATTGAGGCGGCACTGGCCGAGGGATACCGGAGCCTGGGCAGGGTAGTGGAGTTCCTCGACTACGAACCGCTGCCAATTGAGGAACTGGCGAAGAGGAACCCGAAGGTCACGCTGAGCTTCTTCAGGGTGAGGAACTCCTTCGACGTCAGGTTCGCTGAGGAGACACTGGAAAAGATGAGAGGCCAAATTTGA